The genomic stretch GTCGGCGATTATGCGGCGCTCAATCAGGTGGCGGCGCTGCAGACGCATCTCTACGAGGACCGGGTGATGAAGGTCGGCCGCGTCGAGATCGGCCGCGGCGTCACCGTCGGCGCCGGCTCCACCGTGCTCTACGACACCCATGTCGGCGATTTCGCCCGGCTCGGCCCACTCACCGTGGTGATGAAGGGCGAGAAGATTCCGGCGCATTCCGAATGGATCGGCGCGCCGGCCGAGCCGGCTGCGCCGCCCGCGACGACGCGCGCTGTGGCGGAGACGCAGCGCGTGGCCAGCAAAGCGGCGTGACGCCGCGGCCGCTTCTCGAGGTCTGAAAGGCTCGTGGTCCGACGCCCATACTGGACCGCGAGCCTTCAGGCTCGCATCCGAGCGCCTCACATGAAGATCAGATCCGTATCCTGCGGCCGCGCGCCGGCTGGGGTCAGCATCGCATGGACCTGTCCGCGATGATGGGTCTGGTGGTTGAAGATATGGGCGACGATGAGCTTGCGCGGCTTGGCGATCTGCGCCTGCAAAGCGCCAGAATACCAGGAAAAATCGCCATCGAGCGCCGCCGCGTCGAGCGCATCGGCCCAGGCGATCAGCCGCGAATCCATCGCCGCGCGCTCCTCCTTCAACGCCGCCCAATCTGTGCGGAAAGACGCCGATTCCCCCAGAGGAACATTGGGGTTCGGCCCGCCGGCGACGCGGCACATCCACATCGTATCGGCCCAGAGCAGATGATTGAGCGTGCCGTGGATCGATTTGAAGAAGGCGCCGCGATCGGCGCGCCGCGCTTCATCGGAGAGCGTATCGGCCGCGGCGTAGAGGCTCTCATTCTGCCAGGCGTTATAACGCGCCATTTTCTGCGCGAAGGCGGGGGAGATCATTCGGTCGGGTCCTTGTCTGCCGTCAGCTGCAGTTTAGGACATGACGGCGCGGCTTCGCCATTGGCGTTTGACCCGGCGGCGGGGGGCGCCTACAACCGGCTTCGACGCACAAGTGACCGGCTCCCCTCAATGTCCCACAATAGTTTCGGCCATCTCTTCCGCATCACCACCTTCGGCGAGAGCCATGGGCCGGCGCTCGGCGTCGTCGTCGACGGCTGCCCGCCGGGGCTGGAACTGACCGAGGCCGAGATTCAGCTCTTTCTCGACAAGCGCCGCCCCGGCCAGTCGCGCTTCACCACGCAGCGGCAGGAGCCGGATGCGGTGAAGATTCTCTCCGGCGTCTTCGCCGATTCCGCGGGCCGCCAAGTAACGACCGGGACGCCGATCGCGCTGCTGATCGAGAACACCGACCAGCGCTCAAAGGATTATGGCGATATCGCCGAGAAATACCGCCCCGGCCACGCCGATTACGCCTATGACGCGAAATATGGAATTCGCGATTATCGCGGCGGCGGCCGCTCCTCGGCGCGCGAGACGGCCGCGCGCGTCGCCGCGGGCGCCGTGGCGCGCAAAGTGCTCGCCGGCGTCGCCATACGCGGCGCACTGGTGCAGATCGGCCCGCATAAAATCGACCGCACTCGCTTCGACTGGGCGGAGGTGGAGAAGAACCAGCTGTTCTGCCCGGATGCGGAGACTGCGAAGCTCTGGGCCGATTATCTCGACGGCGTGCGCAAATCCGGCTCGTCTATCGGGGCGGTGATCGAGGTGGTGGCCGAAGGCGTGCCCGCCGGCTGGGGCGCGCCCATCTATGGCAAGCTCGACTCCGATCTCGCCAGCGCCCTCATGTCGATCAACGCTGTGAAGGGGGTGGAGATCGGCGCCGGCTTCGCCGCGGCCGAGCTCTCCGGCGAAGCCAACGCCGATGAGATGCGCGCCGGGCCAGACGGCAAGCCCGAGTTCCTCTCCAATCAGGCCGGCGGCGTGCTCGGCGGCATATCGACCGGCCAGCCGATCGTCGCGCGTTTCGCGGTCAAGCCCACCTCCTCGATACTGACGCCGCGCCGCACCATCGACCGCAAAGGACAGGAGACGGAGATCGTCACCAAAGGCCGCCACGACCCCTGCGTCGGCATTCGCGCCGTGCCGGTGGGCGAGGCGATGATGGCGATTGTGCTGGCAGACCATTTCCTGCGGCACAGGGGGCAGGTGGGCGGCTAGGGACGGATTGCGCCAGAAACACCATTATGGTAGTTTTCTATGTCCGAGAAACGGAAGCCGTCGCATGACCTCGCGCGCTTCAAGCAAATTTGTGGCGATCCGGATCGGCTGACGATCACCCGCGCGGCGCTGACCTCTGCGGCGCGCCTCGGCTTCGGACGTATCGAGATCGCTGCGACAATTCGGAGCATGGAGCGACGGCACTTTTACAAGTCGATGACGTCCTTCGCCGATCATCGTCAATGGCAGGACGTCTATCGCGCCCCGTCGTCCGCGGGCGTGATCTATGTAAAGTTTACCGACGATGTCGTGACCGAATTCATTCTGTTGTCGTTCAAGGAGAAAGACGATGGATGAGCGTATATCGCCATTGACGGGTCGGACTCTGAAGCGAGACGTCCGGCCTTTGGAGCTGCGCTACAAAGAGTCCTCCGTCCGCATAGATATGCCCGGCTGGTATGGCGAGGATGATGAGGACGCGCTGCATTCCGGCGAGGATATGAAGGTCTCCGATCGCGCCCTGTGCCGCTTGAAGGCGCGCGCCGAAGGTTTGCTGCAGGCCGAGGACATCCGCCGCATCCGCAAGAAGCTCGGCCTCACGCAAAAGCGCGCTAGCGAAATTATCGGCGGCGGCGCCAACGCCTTTCAAAAATACGAGGCCGGAGACATTCTCGTCAGCCGGGCGATGAGCAATCTCCTTCTTCTGCTGGATCGCCAGCCGGATTTG from Methylosinus sp. C49 encodes the following:
- a CDS encoding DinB family protein encodes the protein MISPAFAQKMARYNAWQNESLYAAADTLSDEARRADRGAFFKSIHGTLNHLLWADTMWMCRVAGGPNPNVPLGESASFRTDWAALKEERAAMDSRLIAWADALDAAALDGDFSWYSGALQAQIAKPRKLIVAHIFNHQTHHRGQVHAMLTPAGARPQDTDLIFM
- a CDS encoding type II toxin-antitoxin system MqsR family toxin encodes the protein MSEKRKPSHDLARFKQICGDPDRLTITRAALTSAARLGFGRIEIAATIRSMERRHFYKSMTSFADHRQWQDVYRAPSSAGVIYVKFTDDVVTEFILLSFKEKDDG
- the aroC gene encoding chorismate synthase yields the protein MSHNSFGHLFRITTFGESHGPALGVVVDGCPPGLELTEAEIQLFLDKRRPGQSRFTTQRQEPDAVKILSGVFADSAGRQVTTGTPIALLIENTDQRSKDYGDIAEKYRPGHADYAYDAKYGIRDYRGGGRSSARETAARVAAGAVARKVLAGVAIRGALVQIGPHKIDRTRFDWAEVEKNQLFCPDAETAKLWADYLDGVRKSGSSIGAVIEVVAEGVPAGWGAPIYGKLDSDLASALMSINAVKGVEIGAGFAAAELSGEANADEMRAGPDGKPEFLSNQAGGVLGGISTGQPIVARFAVKPTSSILTPRRTIDRKGQETEIVTKGRHDPCVGIRAVPVGEAMMAIVLADHFLRHRGQVGG
- a CDS encoding type II toxin-antitoxin system MqsA family antitoxin codes for the protein MDERISPLTGRTLKRDVRPLELRYKESSVRIDMPGWYGEDDEDALHSGEDMKVSDRALCRLKARAEGLLQAEDIRRIRKKLGLTQKRASEIIGGGANAFQKYEAGDILVSRAMSNLLLLLDRQPDLLKVIEETGGEASAA